The Opitutus sp. DNA window TTGGCACGGTGCGCTTGCGCAGCATATACTCATTTCTCCAGGGCTACCGGGCGAAGTCAGGAGAGCTTGATCGAATCTACGAAAAAAATGTGAGGCGTTATCTAGGCGGACGCCGCAAGGTAAACGTTGAGATTAGGAACACTTTGGAGAAACAACCTGAGCATTTCGGTTTGTTTAATAACGGCATCACAATCGTCGCGCAGAAGGTTGATTCGGCTGCGGATAAGTTGGGGTTGACCACGCCTTACATTGTAAACGGGTGCCAAACCACGCGTACTCTTTGGGACGTGTTAGATCGACGGCTAGATGCCGGCGGCACGGGGGAGAACCCTGAATTAAAGGCTTGGATCAAGCAGCTCGATCACGGGTGTGTGGTAGTCAAAGTCGTGCAAGTCAACGAAGCGAACGGAACCTTGCTGACTGAAATCACCCGATTTACGAACAGTCAGAACTCTGTGACAGAAAAAGACTTTTTGGCGCTGACCGGCGATTTCAAGACTTGGTCACGCGAGATGGCAGAGAAGCATTGTATATTCTTGGAGATTCAACGCGGTGGGTGGGATTCGCAGAAAGCCTATCAGAAACAACATCCTGAAACGCCCCAATTCAAGTCGGAGGCCAGCGCTTTCGGATTAATGAAAGTCTATGGAGCTGGATGGCTGGAAGAGCCTGGCACAGCTTGGGGAAAAAACCCGCCGTTCTTACCTGGTGGCACGATTTATAATGCAATCGTCAATCGAACTGATGGAAGCGAACGGGCATTTGGCGTAGAGGATTTCTATGCCGCATACTTGTTGGATACAGAGGCGGATCGGCTCAAATTTGGCCGTGGTGCGCAAACGCCAACCCGCGGATCGAGCCGGTATCTATTCTGTTTCGTCGTGATTTCACTGCTCAAGGGCGTGATGTCGGCCGAGGGCATGGCAACGACTCATGAGCATATCACGAATGCAGTCATAAAAATCCTTTCCGCGAAGGATCGAGGCGCGGCGGAAGCACTATGTGACGATGCTGCTAACCTAATCGACGAATACCTTACGCAGGGCCAGCCCGACTCCACAAACACCGTAGAGAAAGAACCTGGTTTCGGTGGTGATCTAAATCAGTTCCTGAAATCGGATAAACTAGCCAAGCCCACAGGCTCGTCCCCCAAATTGCTTACCCTCATAGCCGAATTCCGCAGAACTATGTCGCGGGCCTCGAATGGGCAACCGTCGCCTCGCTCTATAATTAAGAGCATTATAACCGCCGAATAGTCGTACGGGATTGTAAAACCATCGATGAAAACCATTTACAACCTCTACTGTGACGAGAGCTGCCACCTCGAACACGATCACCAGAAGGCGATGGTATTGGGGGTTGTTTGGTGCCCGGAGGACAAGGCGCGTGCGATTGCCGAGCGATTGCGTGAAATCAAACGTGCGCACGGATTATCGGCCACATTCGAGGCTAAGTGGACGAAGGTCTCGCCGGCGAAAGTAGATTATTACTTGGCGGTCATCGACTATTTCTTCGACGCCGACGATTTGCATTATCGGGCGTTGGTGGTGCCGGATAAGTCGAAGCTTACCCATGACAAGTTCGGGCAGGATCACGACACCTGGTACTACAAAATGTATTTCCAGCTTCTCAGTGTGCTGTTTAACCCGGATTCCCACTACCGTATATACTTAGACATCAAGGACACGGTTGGCAGTGCGAAGGTGACGAAGCTCCATGATGTGCTTTGCAAGAGTCAGTATGATTTTGACCGGCAGATTATCGAACGGGTGCAGACCGTGCGGAGCCATGAGATCGAGCAACTCCAGGTGTGTGATCTACTCTCCGGGGCCTTGGCCTACGTGCATCGCGGGCTCGCGGGGAGTGCCGCTAAACAACAGTTGATTGAGCGGATTAAGCACCGGTCTGGATTGCAGCTGACCCGCAACACGCTGCTGCGGGCGCGGAAGTTCAACCTGTTTTGCTGGGAGGCCGGGCAGCCAAGCGCATGAGCGAGCTACCCGCATTGGTGGAAGTGGACGATTTTCCCGGCGAGGATTTTGTCGCGCGTTTTAGAGCCTATCTGGACGGCATCTACGGGATTTACCTGAGCGAAGTCGCATGGGGCGGGCTTACGTTTAAAGGCCAAAAGGTGAGGTGTCGGTTTGAACCCGAAACCTTCGGCAAGCATTACGCCTTTTGGCACATGATGCAGGAAGGGCGTATAGAAGACGACCGGACGCCCGATTCCGAGCGCTGCAAGCGGGTGCGGTGGATTGCTTGGGTGATCAAGGCGGCGAAAGACGGTGACCCTCGGGTGAAGGTGTTTCCAGAACAGAAACGCCACGGGAATCAGCCGTGGGCCCTCTGGTTGGAAGAGGCGAATTATTTGGTGATTCTATGGGAACGTAACGGCTCCTATTTATTGAAAACCGCGTATCCCGTCAGCTACGCAGGTACACTCAAAGCGTTAAAGCGGGACTGGCTGCTCCATAGCCAAGGCCGCTAAAAAGACTGAAACCGCCTCCTTGAGAGAGACGGCTTCGAAAATTCCTTTCACACATGGTGAATGAACAGGGTCAACATCGGCACTTTTTCAGGAAAATCAAGTTTTTCGTGTTACTCGCAACTGGGCAATGGGTTGAGTGTAATTGACCCGGTCAGGGTTTGAACGAGTCGTTGGGTTTGCCGTCGTCGGCGAGGTCGCCGAAGTGGTTCACCGCGTCTTTGAGGAGGGAGGCGGCGGCGAAGACCGTCAGGCCGATGGGGGTGGCGGAGAGGGGGCCGGCGATGGTGAGGGCGAGGCCAGCGGCTTTGCCAAGGAAGGAGAGGATGTGGAGGAGTTTGGTGGGCATACGCCTGGGGCGGCGTGTCAACTTGGCGGCGGACGGAGGCCGGATTTCGGAGTGGTGACACAGAGGCGGATGGGAGGTCGGATGAGGGCGCGGAGGACGGCGGGGGTCAGGGGGCAGAGGTCAGCGTTTAGAGGTCAGAGGTCAGCGTTTAGAGGTCAGCGATTGAAGGACAGAGGCCGGATTTCGGAGTTTGTCACAGAGGCGGCAGGAGCGCGGACACAGAGGCTCACTGAGCAAGACGGAGCGGAGGGCTGAACTGCCCTAAAAATCGGCCAAAAGTTAACACGTTGGGTTAACATGTATTAAAAATGGCGGTTTTCTTTACATGTTTTGGCGACGTGCCAAGAAAATGGGTGTTTGCTTTACATATGACTACTCCGCTCACGCCCCTTCCCTTGCCTTCAACGGTCGCATTGGAGACTCCTGCCGTGCTGCGTCAGCTCGCCCGTGCCCATCGTCAACTGGCGGAACTTAAGGGGGCCGCCGGTACCATTCCCAATGAGTCGATTTTAATCGATACCCTCGCGCTGCAGGAGGCCAAGGATTCCTCGGAAATCGAAAACATCGTGACCACGGAGGACGAACTGTTTCAGGGCGATGCCGTCGCCGCTCAGTTTCCGTCCTTGGCGACCAAGGAGGTCCACAGCTACGCGACCGCCCTCAAGCTGGGTTTCGCGCGGGTGCGCGAGCAGCGGTTTCTGCGTCTCGACGATGTGCTCGCTATCCAGGCCACCTTGCTGGAAAGCCGGATCGGGCTGCGCACGTTGCCGGGGACGGTGCTTAAAAATCAGGAGACCGGGGCGGTGATTTACACCCCGCCGCAAGACCCGGAGGAAATCACGCGGTTGATGGGCAACTTCCTCGAGTACTTCCATGCGGGGGACGATGGACTCGACCCGTTGGTGCGGATGGCGGTGCTGCACCACCAGTTCGAGAGCATTCACCCCTTTTACGATGGCAACGGCCGCACCGGGCGCATTCTCAACCTGCTGCATCTCGTGCTGCACGGTTTACTCGATCTGCCGGTGCTCTACCTGAGCCGCTACATCGTGCGGCACAAAGCCGACTATTACCACCACTTGCAGACGGTGCGCGACACGGGCAACTGGGAGGCGTGGGTGCTCTACATGCTGCGCGCGGTAGAGGAGACCTCGCGCCAGACACTCACGCAGGTTCAGGGGATTCGCGACCTGATGCAGACCACCAAGCAGCGACTGCGTGCGGAGCTGCCGCGACTCTACAGTCAGGATTTGATCAATAACCTGTTCCGCCATCCTTACACCAAAATCGAGTTCATCGAGCGCGACTTGGGCGTGTCCCGACAGACCGCGACCAAGTACCTGACGGAGCTTTGCGAGGCAGGGATTGTGCGTAAGCTCAAGCTGGGGCGGACTAATTTTTATATCAACGAGCCGCTGTTTAAGCTGTTGAGCACGTAGGCGGAGGACGGAGCTTCGGAGTGGTTACACAGAGAAGGATGGGAGGTCGGATGAGGGCACGGAGGACGGCAGGTCGGAATCAGTCTTCGGGGGCGGGCTTGGCGTTGCGGTCGCGGATCTCGCGGCGGATGCGGAGGCAGAGGTAAACGAGCGTGGCCATGCCGACCATGAGGCCGACGTAGGCGTTGAGGCGTTCAAGGGTGGTGAAGGCGAAAAAGCCTACCGCGCCGTGATACGGGACCGGGTCGCGGAGGATGGAAAGGGTGGCGGGGAACATTTTTTTGAAAAGTAGCGAGTAGCGGGTAGTGGGTAGCGAGTAGGCCGGACACAGAAACGGGCGGCGGTCGTCTTCGACCGGCCGCCCGTGGTGCGCTCTTTGTGGGTGGCGTTTAGCTGGCGGTGAGCTTGCGGGCGCAGACGGGGGACGTGACGCGGATGTCTTCGCTCCAGTCGACCGCCAGAATATCGGAGCGGGCGGCGTCGTCGCGGTAGGTGCGGACGACGTCCGCACCGCCTCGGCGCAATCGGAAGGTTTTCATGAAGCTGGGGTCATAAAGAGTGGGGCTGGCGTTGGCGTGGAAGATCACCAACTGCTGGCCGACGATGTTTACGTTGGCTTTGGTCAAGCCGAGCTTGGCCGTGTCCCGGGCCAAGATGCCGACGCGGATGTCGATGCTGGGGTTGAGGAGCAACGAGCTGAACTGGGCCATGCTCACACCGATCGAGGCCGCACCGGGGAAGCGGGCGATCACTTTGGCGTTGTTGCGTAGCTTGTTCCAGAGCGGCAGGCCGATCACGAGGCGGTTGGGCATGCGGCCGGTGTCGGTCGCAAGGGCTTCGATTTGCTCGTCGAGTTTGGCGATAGGGTCGTCGCTCGCCAGGGTGATGTTGGCCGCAGCAGCCAGCGCGGTCAGGGCGGCGAACACTTTGGCTTCGTGCGAGGTGACGGCGGAAGAAACGAGGGTCTGCGTCTTGGCCTCTTCGAGGCGAAGCGGATCGCCTTCGCCGGCTTCGTCGCGTTCGTGGTCGTCGATGGCGATTTCGAGGGCCTGCGGGAGGCAGTTGTACGTGGGATCGCTGGCGGCGAATTCGAGGCGTTTGGCGGGGCCACCGACGGCGCGCGAGGTGTCGACCACCTGAAAGGTATTTTTGTCGTCGAAGTTTTTATATTGGCCGGTGGCAGCGGGGACGACGACCTCGGGGGCGAGGAAGTTGGCGAGCGTGGCGGAGATGTCTTGCGACAAGCCGCGTGCGTAGTTGGTCAGGGTGACGTTGTATTTGGAGGAGGACATGAAGGGAAGAAGATGACAGAGGACAGATGGCAGAGGTCGGATTTCGGACCGAGAGAACGAGTAGGAGTAAGAGAACGAGAACGACTCGGAGGTTAGACGGCGGGGGTTAAGACCGGGGTGTAGAGAGCGGCTTCGATGAGTTCACCGGAAACTCCGGCTTCGAGTGCAATCCCGACGACCATCCGCGGGGCGTCGTTGCTGTAGCCTTCAACGCAGCCGGTGGCGGTGAGTTGCAGCTGCTCGCCAAAGCTGACCGGGCCGGTGATTTTCACCCGGACTGTGCCAGCGAGGCCGCCGGGAATCGCCACGGTGACGCGTTCGTAGGCTTTGCCGCCGGTAAGAAGCAGCCCAAGGGGTTTTTCGAGGGCGTAATCAACCAGGCAGATGCTTTCGTTGTTACTAAGCCGAACGAACCGGCCTTCTTGGCCGGTCAGATCGACGTCGGCCATAACCGAGATAATCGCGTTGGTGCGGGTGAGGTGCATGGGAATGAGCTAGGAGCTATGAGCTTGGAGCCGGGATTAGGTGAGGGATTGGGGGGCGATGAGGATGGCTTCGACGAGTTCGTCGGTGACGCCGGTTTCGAGGGCTTGGGCAACGAGGGTGCGGGCGCCGGTGCCGGCGTCGGTCTGAACGCGGCCGTCGGCGGTCGTTTGCAGGTACGCGCCGATGGTCGAAACGGTGGCGGCGAGTTTGACGCGGACAGTGCCAGCGAGTCCGCCAGCGCCGAGGGCGACGGTGACGCGTTCGGCGGCTTTGCCGTCACAGAGGAGGACGCCAAGGGGTTTGACGGTGGCCGAGCTCAGGAGCGCGGCTTTGCCTGCGGTGAGGACGATGAAGCGGCCAACGTAGCCGGTGAGGTCGGCGTTGGCCTCAAAGGGGAGGATGGCGTTGGTACGGGCGAGAGAGGTTTTCATGGGGAGCGAGCTGGGAGCTTAGAGCTGTGAGCTAGGAGTTGGGTTAGCGGAAGAGGTCGGGGCTTTCGGCTTTGGCCTTGGCGTAGATGGTCTGGAAATCGGCGCTGGGGTGAGCGGCGCGGATGGTGGCCAGTTTCTGTTCTTGGCGGGTGATCTGGCTGGCAGGCGTAACGGTGTCGTCGGTGCCGGTAGTCAGGCGGGCGAGCACCGGGTTGATCGTGAGGCTTTCGAGGGCTTTCACCGCTTTGGTTTCGTCGCGGAGGAGTGCATCGACCCAGAAACCACGGGTGTCGGTGTCCTTGGCAGGTAACCGGCCGGCACGGACAGCGGCGTCAACGTGGGCCTCGGCGCGGTGGCGGGCCTGCGTCGCCATGAGCAATTGGAGGCCGGCGAGTTCGCTTTTGATCGCGGTGGCGTGGCGGGTGAGCTGGGCAACGAGGTCGGCTTCGTCGGTGGCGGAGGCGTCGACGAGCGAAAGGGAACGGAGGGTGGAGATGAGGTTTTGCATGGGCATCGACTCAGCCACCGTGTCAACCGGCGCGGCGGCGAATAATGGGGCGATACGCTTGAACGCGGCGCGATTGACCAGGCCGCCCATGTTGATTTCGGAGCCGGTCACTTGGCCCGAGGCGTCGAGGTGGAAGGTCGGTGAAAAGCGGCGGAAGGTTCGGCCTTCGACGGACTTTTTGCCGGCGTCGGACCAGTCGAGGCGGGCGCGGACGCCGCCGGTCTGCGGCTCGTCACCAGCCCAATAAAATTCGGTCGGCCAAGCGGAGGCTTCGCGGTCCTCATGGTTAAAATCGAAAAAAGGGCGGTCCTCGCAGCCCTCGGCGGCGGCGGTCATTTTTGCGGCGAGGAAGGTTTGCAGGACGGCGGCGGTGGCCGCGTTCACTGCCACTTCGACGGAGACGGGTTTGCCGCCCTGGGACGCCCGGATGCGGTGGCGGCCGGGCGGCATGTATTGGATGTCGGAGGGGAGCGCTGCGCCTTCGGTCAGGGCGTTTGCGAAGGCGGCGTGTAGCGGGGCGTTTTTGTTGTTGGTGGCGAGGTCCATGCCATCGCCACGGTGTCAACGGTGGCGCGCGCTCACTTGGGCGGCTGGTAGTCGGCCTTTGGGACGCGGCTCAGGGAGCTGCGGCAGTTGTAGTGTGCGGGCGGTGGCGAAAACCAACCGTCACCCCAGCGGTGACCGTGACGACCGAGACAAACTTCGGTGGTGCGGCCGTCGAGGATCGCGTCCCAGACGAGGTAATCGCCGGCGGCCTCGGCCTGGGCGAGTTGCTGGGGGAATGCGGCCTCGGCAGCGGCTTGGCGGCCGGCGAGGGATGACGCGGATTCGCTGGCCGCGTCGATGGGCGTTCCGCAACCGCAGGTGCAGGCCGCAGAGGTCGGAGCGGACGGAGGACGGTTGCCGGAGGCCGGACTCGGCGGGGCGGGAGTGATAGGTTTGGCCGGTTGAAACAGGGCTTCGCTCGGGGCTGGCGACGGGACTTTGTGGCGTTCGTAGAGGTATTGAAGGGAGACGGGCAGGCCCATGTCCACAAACAGGGTTTTGTCGCGGGTGGCCATTTCCTGCTCACGCTCGGGGCGGGTGATTTCCACTTCAACGAAGGGCACTTCGTCGGCGGTGCCCCAATTTTGGGCGATCAACTGGGGGATGAGTTGGTCGTTAAGAATCGCGACGATGTATTCGGCGTAAGTTTCGAAGAGATCCAACTCGACCTCTCGGTGCACCTCGGTGGCGGCACGGCTGCCTTCGCCGTTGTGTTCCACGGACAGGTTTTGCCCCAAAAGCATAATGTCACAGGCGCGGTCGGCGATGCCCATGAGGCGTTCGCTCGGATCGTTGGGACCGGACACGCCGGGGGTGGTGCCCTGCATGATTTGCAGGTTAGTGCCCTGCGGGAATGCACCCCAGGAGGCCGTGCCCATGTTGCGGAGCGCTGACGTGATGGCGTCGATTTCAAGCTGGGTGGCGGTCGTTGGGTAGTTGGCCCAGCGCAGCGGTGTGCCGAAGAGTTCGGCTTTTTGCACGAGCCATTCCCAACCGAGCATGTGACCGAGCCAGAGCGGTGCCAGGGCGCGGAGTTGGGCGGCTTCACCAAGGGAGCCGGACTTCGAATGAAAAATGCCGGTGAGGAATTTGCCGGGGTGTTTAGCGAAGGGGACGAGCTTCCGATCTGAAGTGGCGATGTTGTTACCGTTTAGGCGGAGTGCGAGGGTGCCGTCGGTGTCTATGCCAAGGTAACGAGTCGGCACGCGGCGGAACCCGACCGGCACCACGTAACCCGTGGTGTCGTTGGCCCAATCGATTTCGACGACGGACAGGCCGCGGGCAACGGCGTCCATCAGTTCGTAAACGGCGGAGCCGAGCGGGGCCCGGGTCGTGTCCACGTAACCTCGTTGGAGGTGGAGCGCTGACTCGACGAAGGCGGCTTTTTCCTGGGCCGTGGCCGAGGGTTTGCCGTTCTTCGGGGTGTAAGGCTGGACGTTGAGGGGCAGCTTGCGGATCGCGTTTTTGATCTTCTGCAGGTTGGCGCGGAGACGCGGCCAGGTGTCTTCCATCAGGTTAAACAAATCGCTTTGTGCGGCGAGGTCGCCACGGGCGCCGGCGTCGAGGAGTTCACCAATGGCGTCGGGCGAGAGGCTGCTGCCGAAGAGTTGCGGTTCAAAGTCGCGGGCGGTGGGGCGGATGATGGGAGATGGGGACATGGTGGGAGGAAGATGACAGAGGTCAGGAGGCAGAGGTCGGATTTCGGAGTGGTTACACAGAGACGGACGGGAGATCGGATGAGGGCACGGAGTAAGGCAGGTTTTGGACTCAGCGGGTCCAGGCGCAGCGGTAGCGGGTGAGCGCGGGGCGGTGGCGGGCGTTCAGGCCTGTGGGCACACGCTCGGAGGCGAAGGCTCCCGTTCCGGCGGAGGGGTTGCGCTGGGCGGCGTGGATCGCGAGGGCCAGCGCGGTGGATCGGTCGGCGTGGCCGTCTGCGGTGCGGGCGGCGGCATAACGGATCGTGCCGCCGGGGCTGACGATGCGTTGCATGCTGCCGAGGTCGTCACGGATTACCGCTGCGGCCGGTAGCCCAACGGCGCGGGCTTGGAGCGCCTTTTTTAGCCGTTCGAACAGCTCACGTTTTCGGTCGCCGGTGAAGGTGACGCCTTCAAAGCGGGTTTCATCAAGGGCGGCGGCGAGGTGTTCGCTCACGGGGCCGCCGATGCCGGTGGCGTCGATCGCGGTGAAGGCCGCCGCCATTACTCGGGGAAGAAGGATTTCTTCCTGCTGCGGGAACGGGACGCGGTCGAGGACGAGGACTTCGCGGGTTATCAGTTGGCCGCCGTGCAGACGTTCGAGGGTCCAAGCTACGGTCAGATCTCGTTTTCGACCGACGTCGATGCCGATAAACAAGGCCGGTCGCGGCCGGAGGGTTCGACAATAGAGGTCCGTAAGCGGATCGAGGGTAGCTTCCTCACATTCACAGCCTCTAACGAGTTCGGCGGGGAATACCTGCGACGAGTGCTCCATGAACTGGCACTCGAACTCCTGCGCCCAGCCTTCGGGATCGGCCAAGTTGGCCCGCAGTTCGTCCACGTTAAGCGCGAGACCCTGCGCGACGGCATCGTAGACACTGGTCTTGTGGCGGGAGAAAGCCGGCGCGTGCTCCCATAAATCGAAATACTTATTATTCCGGCCCGCCGGCGTGGAGATGACGCGCAGTTTCAGCGCACCGCGCAGCGGGTTGGAGATGATCGGGTAGACCGCGCGCCAGATTTCCTCGGGGTTTTCGTGGAAGGCGAATTCGTCCAACACCAGGTTGGCGGAGTAACCACGCGCGGTGGACGGGTTGGCTGGTAGTGCAATGACCCGCGCCCCGTTGGGAAACCGTAGCTGCGATTTCTGGATCTCGGGTCGGTATTCTTGGCCGGTCGAGTAGCTGACCGCGTCACAGAAAATGCCTGCTGCGCGGTTCACCTTGTCCATGAACTCCAAGGCCTGCCGTTCACCGGCGCTCAGGATGACCCAGTCACCACCGGTCTCGATGGCGTCGGCCACCACCTCAAAGGAGGCAGCGAGAGAACCGCCAATCTGCCGAGATTTGAGCCAGATTTTGAAGCGGGCTTTGTCCTGCACCCAGGCACGTTGGTAGGGCAAGAGGAGGTCGAGCGGCGTGACCGCGAGGCGGCGGTCGGGCTTGTAGGACTTTTTCGGCGCGGCGCGGCTCATGGCGTGGGCGTCGTCACGGCGGGCAACGCAGGCGCTTCGCTGGCACCGAGGCGGGAGCGCCATTCGCGCATGATGTCTTTCTCGCGGTCGGGCGTGATGTTCACCTGCGTGGCTACCACGGTGGTGGGTTGGTCGCGGTACACGTCGGGCTTATGCGCCTTCAGGAAAAAGATTAAGCAGGCGTCGGAGTAGCGGCGGCGCTCACCGCACTGCTGGCCTTTGGCGTCGAAAACGGGCTCAC harbors:
- a CDS encoding DUF3800 domain-containing protein encodes the protein MKTIYNLYCDESCHLEHDHQKAMVLGVVWCPEDKARAIAERLREIKRAHGLSATFEAKWTKVSPAKVDYYLAVIDYFFDADDLHYRALVVPDKSKLTHDKFGQDHDTWYYKMYFQLLSVLFNPDSHYRIYLDIKDTVGSAKVTKLHDVLCKSQYDFDRQIIERVQTVRSHEIEQLQVCDLLSGALAYVHRGLAGSAAKQQLIERIKHRSGLQLTRNTLLRARKFNLFCWEAGQPSA
- a CDS encoding AIPR family protein, whose protein sequence is MTKPLVSFDSFRAEWLAEIKAGNPSTTAKGNRFTHKLMTEWLDLPENGPELIYCDGAGDGGIDLAVLLKSEDSSDDTTSGDTWYLVQGKYGTAFAGEDTLIKEARKVFETLSGVRTRLSSLAEGLVERLRTFMKSASERDRLVLIFATVEPLTQAERDALDDVQTLGRKRLGAFFNVEAVSVETIFENLGDTPTEPAIGPIDLVAEFASSGEHLWVGTVRLRSIYSFLQGYRAKSGELDRIYEKNVRRYLGGRRKVNVEIRNTLEKQPEHFGLFNNGITIVAQKVDSAADKLGLTTPYIVNGCQTTRTLWDVLDRRLDAGGTGENPELKAWIKQLDHGCVVVKVVQVNEANGTLLTEITRFTNSQNSVTEKDFLALTGDFKTWSREMAEKHCIFLEIQRGGWDSQKAYQKQHPETPQFKSEASAFGLMKVYGAGWLEEPGTAWGKNPPFLPGGTIYNAIVNRTDGSERAFGVEDFYAAYLLDTEADRLKFGRGAQTPTRGSSRYLFCFVVISLLKGVMSAEGMATTHEHITNAVIKILSAKDRGAAEALCDDAANLIDEYLTQGQPDSTNTVEKEPGFGGDLNQFLKSDKLAKPTGSSPKLLTLIAEFRRTMSRASNGQPSPRSIIKSIITAE
- a CDS encoding Fic family protein, which codes for MTTPLTPLPLPSTVALETPAVLRQLARAHRQLAELKGAAGTIPNESILIDTLALQEAKDSSEIENIVTTEDELFQGDAVAAQFPSLATKEVHSYATALKLGFARVREQRFLRLDDVLAIQATLLESRIGLRTLPGTVLKNQETGAVIYTPPQDPEEITRLMGNFLEYFHAGDDGLDPLVRMAVLHHQFESIHPFYDGNGRTGRILNLLHLVLHGLLDLPVLYLSRYIVRHKADYYHHLQTVRDTGNWEAWVLYMLRAVEETSRQTLTQVQGIRDLMQTTKQRLRAELPRLYSQDLINNLFRHPYTKIEFIERDLGVSRQTATKYLTELCEAGIVRKLKLGRTNFYINEPLFKLLST
- a CDS encoding DUF935 family protein; the protein is MSPSPIIRPTARDFEPQLFGSSLSPDAIGELLDAGARGDLAAQSDLFNLMEDTWPRLRANLQKIKNAIRKLPLNVQPYTPKNGKPSATAQEKAAFVESALHLQRGYVDTTRAPLGSAVYELMDAVARGLSVVEIDWANDTTGYVVPVGFRRVPTRYLGIDTDGTLALRLNGNNIATSDRKLVPFAKHPGKFLTGIFHSKSGSLGEAAQLRALAPLWLGHMLGWEWLVQKAELFGTPLRWANYPTTATQLEIDAITSALRNMGTASWGAFPQGTNLQIMQGTTPGVSGPNDPSERLMGIADRACDIMLLGQNLSVEHNGEGSRAATEVHREVELDLFETYAEYIVAILNDQLIPQLIAQNWGTADEVPFVEVEITRPEREQEMATRDKTLFVDMGLPVSLQYLYERHKVPSPAPSEALFQPAKPITPAPPSPASGNRPPSAPTSAACTCGCGTPIDAASESASSLAGRQAAAEAAFPQQLAQAEAAGDYLVWDAILDGRTTEVCLGRHGHRWGDGWFSPPPAHYNCRSSLSRVPKADYQPPK